A part of Brachyhypopomus gauderio isolate BG-103 unplaced genomic scaffold, BGAUD_0.2 sc279, whole genome shotgun sequence genomic DNA contains:
- the LOC143504519 gene encoding teneurin-3-like has product MATGAVYSPPTRPLPRNTLSRSAFKFKKSSKYCSWRCTALSAVAVSVLLAIILCYCVAMHLFGLNWQLQEAEGYAFENGQVKTDTTPSNTVPALSADH; this is encoded by the exons ATGGCGACGGGTGCGGTGTATTCCCCGCCCACGCGGCCCCTCCCACGCAACACGCTCTCCCGAAGTGCATTCAAGTTCAAGAAGTCGTCCAAGTACTGCTCGTGGAGATGTACCGCCCTCAGCGCCGTGGCCGTGTCCGTCCTGCTCGCCATCATCCTGTGCTACTGCGTCG ccaTGCACCTGTTTGGTCTGAACTGGCAGCTGCAGGAGGCTGAGGGTTACGCCTTTGAAAACGGACAAGTGAAGACGGACACAACACCCTCCAACACTGTACCTGCTCTCTCAGCAGACcatg